From Bacteroidota bacterium:
GGCATCGCCTAAATTAAATAATGCTTTATAGTTGTCATTTTTTTTGGATAGTGCATCTTGGTACTTTTTTTCAGCCTCGTTATACTTTCCTTCATCATAATAACTATTGCCCTTACGCACCAAAGCTTTCTCTGTTTGGGCATTTAACAGACTTCCAATTAAAATAATAAATATGACTAGCAGGTATCTCATTCTTAATTCTTAATTCTTAATTCTTAATTCTTAATTCTTAATTCTTAATTTCTTTATTATTCTCACCAAAAAGATTCAACTTTTTAATCCATAAACTTTTACGTTCGCCAATAAGAAATTCAATTAGTAGTAATAGCAATGCAGGTAAAGCAAAATATTGAAACTTATCGTCATAATCTGTGTACATTTTACTCTCAAATTGCTTCTTATCCAACTCCCTCAATTGATTCAATAAAGAATTTAATCCCACATCGGAGTTAGTGGCTCTAACATAAGAACCATTTCCCGCTGCACTAATTTCTTGCAATGCAACCTCATTTAGTTTTGTGATAACGGTATTTCCATCTTTATCTTTTTTAAATCCAGTTTGAATATTGTTTTTATAAACCGGTATTGGAGTTCCGTTTACAGAGCCGATGCCAATCGTATGCACGATTATATTCTTTTCTACTGCGGTTTTGGCAGAAGCAATTGCATCGTCCTCGTGATTCTCGCCATCGGTCAATATAATCAATGCTCTATTTTTGCCAACATCATCACCAAAAGATTCAATAGCTAAATCAATTGCTGCACCAACAGCAGTACCTTGTGTAGGAACAATATCTGTATCTATATTTTGTAAAAACAATTTCGCAGCAGCGTAATCCGTAGTTATTGGAAGTTGAACAAATGCTTCTCCCGCAAAAACAATCAGACCTATCCTATCCCCCTCCAATTTATCTATCAATTTTTCAATAGCTTGTTTAGACCGAGTTAATCTGTTAGGCTGAATATCTTCCGCCTTCATACTGTTGGAGACATCTAAAGCAATTATAATATCTGCACCTTCTCTCTTTACCTCTTGCAAACGAGAACCAATTTGAGGATTCATCAAGACCAAGACTAACAAAATAAATGCTAACTGAGTTATAATAAACTTAAACAACGGTTTATTTTTTGATTTCAATGGCATTAATCTTTCTACAAGAGAAGG
This genomic window contains:
- a CDS encoding VWA domain-containing protein gives rise to the protein MFRFEHTYFAYGFLLLILFVVLYLVYVFQKKRLIKLLGDPSLVERLMPLKSKNKPLFKFIITQLAFILLVLVLMNPQIGSRLQEVKREGADIIIALDVSNSMKAEDIQPNRLTRSKQAIEKLIDKLEGDRIGLIVFAGEAFVQLPITTDYAAAKLFLQNIDTDIVPTQGTAVGAAIDLAIESFGDDVGKNRALIILTDGENHEDDAIASAKTAVEKNIIVHTIGIGSVNGTPIPVYKNNIQTGFKKDKDGNTVITKLNEVALQEISAAGNGSYVRATNSDVGLNSLLNQLRELDKKQFESKMYTDYDDKFQYFALPALLLLLIEFLIGERKSLWIKKLNLFGENNKEIKN